The following proteins are co-located in the Halarcobacter sp. genome:
- the ppk2 gene encoding polyphosphate kinase 2, whose protein sequence is MKIEKLYEKEIEDILNYEDFLDILRNNPSEEFLKDLHGKYEYRSQEEALRTLQVELIKLQDHLEKHNEKMIILIEGRDASGKGGAIRRITRYMNEKHYRVVALGKPSDVEKNQWYFQRYIQHFPKGGEIVLFDRSWYNRSMVEPVFGFCTEEQYETFMKTVPRFEEDLIDHGIHFLKIYFSVSKEEQSKRFEEREENPLKQWKLSEIDLQMQERWDEFTRKKYRMLKETNTQKSPWTIIRSDDKFIARINAIKTILNKVDYEGRDSRIDFRVDSKIVISAEKELEIMTQTAKNRGKSN, encoded by the coding sequence ATGAAAATAGAAAAATTATATGAAAAAGAGATTGAAGATATTTTAAATTATGAAGATTTCTTAGATATATTAAGAAATAATCCTTCTGAAGAGTTTTTAAAGGATTTACACGGTAAGTATGAATATCGTTCTCAAGAAGAAGCTTTAAGAACATTACAAGTTGAACTAATAAAACTACAAGATCATTTAGAAAAACACAATGAAAAAATGATAATTTTAATTGAGGGAAGAGATGCTTCTGGAAAAGGTGGAGCAATTAGAAGAATAACTAGATATATGAATGAAAAACATTATAGAGTTGTTGCTTTAGGTAAACCTTCAGATGTGGAAAAAAATCAATGGTATTTTCAAAGATATATTCAACATTTTCCTAAAGGTGGAGAGATTGTACTTTTTGATAGGTCTTGGTATAACAGATCAATGGTTGAACCTGTATTTGGATTTTGTACAGAAGAACAATATGAAACTTTTATGAAAACAGTTCCAAGGTTTGAAGAGGATTTAATAGATCATGGAATCCATTTTTTAAAGATATACTTTTCAGTATCAAAAGAGGAGCAATCAAAAAGATTTGAAGAGAGAGAAGAAAATCCTTTAAAGCAATGGAAATTAAGTGAAATAGACTTACAAATGCAAGAAAGATGGGATGAGTTTACTCGTAAAAAATATAGAATGTTGAAAGAAACTAATACTCAAAAATCTCCTTGGACTATAATTAGAAGTGATGATAAATTTATTGCAAGAATTAATGCAATAAAAACAATTTTAAATAAAGTTGATTATGAAGGAAGAGACTCTAGAATTGATTTTAGAGTTGATTCTAAAATTGTTATTTCAGCAGAAAAAGAGTTGGAAATAATGACACAAACTGCAAAAAACAGGGGAAAAAGTAATTAA
- a CDS encoding TonB-dependent receptor domain-containing protein has translation MKKIVGLSFVCASILIAQDSVDIGTISIEEKANTKIVKNVSSEQIKSADLAEALTKNIPSVSLVRRSGIANDIILRGAKKDNINILVDDSKIYGACPNRMDPTTSHILTNNIDSIEIVEGPFDVENFGTLSGLVKVKTKEPTEKLSGDFNLNFGSFGYKKTSFSVSGGNEYIKVLLSGSKEESDPYRDGDGNNFFEQQIYHGIPPMNRYKSSDMEAYDKKTVLAKTIINLDDSSELKLSYTANRSDNILYPNTPMDADYDDSNIYTVEYTKRDLGEYSKELNFEYYYSDVDHPMSTTLRNNGAMMMTNHMKSSIWGTKLKNSFDLLEGTLLAGLDTSERSWKGKYYNRMNSYIRDSISDTDTTNKAAFLKYEKSFGNLDLEIGTRYDRTSIDTENAAMLDKDYNALNGHIFAVYNFDADTKLFAGIGKSERVPDARELYIVSSTGAVQGNDNLDSVKNREIDLGFEKTIGDFNIKTKVHYSNLDDYIYNVNGTTFQNIDAKIYGMEVSGYYLFSENLIFDYGVSYLRGKKDEAILGQTDRDLAEIPPLKGTLSVSYDFGDSQLITQMIASKGWSNYDIDNGEQELGGYTVFNAKYNHKISKNFDITLGVDNIFDKTYASTNTYNDIRYIGAGNTELLNDPGRYAYINLKISF, from the coding sequence ATGAAAAAAATAGTTGGTTTATCATTTGTCTGTGCTTCAATACTTATTGCGCAAGACAGTGTAGATATAGGTACTATATCTATAGAAGAAAAGGCAAATACAAAAATTGTTAAAAATGTAAGCTCAGAACAAATAAAATCTGCAGATTTAGCTGAAGCATTAACAAAAAATATTCCATCAGTGAGTTTAGTTAGAAGAAGTGGAATTGCGAATGATATTATTTTAAGAGGTGCTAAAAAAGATAATATTAATATATTAGTAGATGACAGCAAAATTTATGGGGCTTGTCCTAATAGAATGGATCCTACTACATCTCATATTTTAACAAATAATATAGATAGTATAGAGATAGTTGAGGGACCTTTTGATGTTGAAAATTTTGGTACTTTAAGTGGACTTGTAAAAGTAAAAACTAAAGAACCAACTGAAAAGTTAAGCGGAGACTTTAATCTAAACTTTGGAAGTTTTGGTTATAAAAAAACTTCATTTAGCGTAAGTGGTGGAAACGAATATATAAAAGTATTATTATCAGGTTCAAAAGAGGAATCTGATCCTTATAGAGATGGGGATGGTAATAATTTCTTCGAACAACAAATATATCATGGAATACCACCTATGAATAGATATAAAAGTTCTGATATGGAAGCTTATGATAAAAAAACAGTTCTTGCAAAAACAATTATAAATTTAGATGATAGTTCAGAATTGAAATTATCATATACCGCTAATAGAAGTGATAATATTTTATATCCAAACACACCAATGGATGCTGATTACGATGATTCAAATATCTATACAGTTGAATATACAAAAAGAGATTTAGGAGAATATTCAAAAGAGTTGAATTTTGAATATTATTACTCTGATGTTGATCATCCAATGAGTACAACACTTAGAAACAATGGTGCAATGATGATGACAAACCATATGAAATCATCAATTTGGGGAACTAAACTAAAAAATAGTTTTGACTTATTAGAAGGAACTTTATTAGCAGGATTAGATACTAGTGAAAGAAGTTGGAAAGGTAAATACTATAATAGAATGAATTCTTATATTAGAGATTCTATTTCTGATACTGATACAACAAATAAAGCAGCATTTTTAAAATATGAAAAAAGTTTTGGTAACTTAGATTTAGAAATAGGTACAAGATATGATAGAACTTCTATAGATACTGAAAATGCAGCAATGTTAGATAAAGATTACAATGCTTTAAATGGACATATTTTTGCAGTGTATAATTTCGATGCAGATACAAAACTTTTTGCAGGTATTGGTAAATCAGAAAGAGTGCCTGATGCCAGAGAATTATATATAGTAAGTTCAACTGGTGCTGTACAAGGAAATGATAATTTAGATTCTGTAAAAAATAGAGAAATTGACTTAGGTTTTGAAAAAACTATTGGTGATTTTAATATTAAAACAAAAGTTCATTATTCTAATTTAGATGATTATATCTATAATGTAAATGGAACAACTTTTCAAAATATAGATGCAAAAATTTATGGAATGGAAGTTTCAGGATATTATTTATTTTCAGAGAACTTAATTTTTGATTATGGTGTATCTTACTTAAGAGGTAAAAAAGATGAAGCTATCTTAGGTCAAACAGATAGAGATTTAGCTGAAATCCCACCATTAAAAGGGACTTTATCAGTAAGTTATGATTTTGGAGATAGTCAATTAATTACTCAAATGATAGCTTCAAAAGGGTGGAGTAATTACGATATTGATAATGGAGAACAAGAATTAGGTGGTTATACAGTATTTAATGCTAAATATAATCATAAAATTAGTAAAAACTTTGATATAACATTAGGTGTTGATAATATATTTGATAAAACATATGCTTCGACAAATACTTATAACGATATTAGGTATATAGGTGCAGGAAATACTGAGTTATTAAATGACCCAGGAAGATATGCATATATAAATTTAAAAATTAGTTTTTAA
- the uvrB gene encoding excinuclease ABC subunit UvrB, translating to MSRFKVKSEYEPAGDQPNAIKEISDSIKKGNQYTTLEGVTGSGKTYTMAKVIEKTQMPTLIMTHNKTLAAQLYSEFKQFFPNNHVEYFISYYDYYQPEAYIPRTDLFIEKDSSINAELERLRLSATASLLSFDDVIVIASVSANYGLGNPEEYKAMVQRIEVGFEYSQKEFLLKLVEMGYKRNDSFFDRTDFRVNGDVIDIFPAYYEDEYIRVEFFGDEVESITKHEYLTNEKTKELNEAIIYSVNPFVVTSENLGRAVKEIEEELDERLEYFQKEDKLVEYQRLKQRVEFDLEMIEGTGMCKGIENYARHLTGLRPGQTPYSLINYFEQIGKEFLLIVDESHVSLPQFRGMYAADRSRKEVLVDYGFRLPSALDNRPLKFDEFIKKSPRYLFVSATPADLELEKSEVVAKQIIRPTGLLDPIIDIIDSEYQVEKLHDEIKKIVEKNERVLVTVLTKKMAEELTSYYSDLGIKVKYMHSDIDAIERNQIIRELRLGEFDVLVGINLLREGLDIPETSLVAILDADKEGFLRSRTSLVQTMGRAARNENGRVILFAKKITDSMQYAIDLTKERRAIQEAYNKEHGIIPKTTKRALDENLKMEEYDDTAWKREKMNKIPASERKKILIELNKQMTKAAKDLNFEEAIRLRDQIEKIKKS from the coding sequence ATGAGTAGATTTAAAGTAAAAAGCGAATATGAACCAGCAGGTGATCAACCAAATGCTATAAAAGAAATAAGTGATTCTATAAAAAAAGGGAATCAATATACAACTTTAGAGGGAGTTACCGGTTCTGGTAAAACCTATACTATGGCAAAAGTGATAGAAAAAACACAAATGCCCACTCTTATTATGACACATAATAAAACCTTAGCCGCCCAACTTTATAGTGAATTTAAACAATTTTTTCCAAATAATCATGTTGAATATTTCATTTCATATTATGATTATTATCAACCTGAGGCATATATTCCAAGAACTGATCTTTTTATAGAAAAAGATTCTTCTATCAATGCTGAATTAGAAAGATTAAGATTAAGTGCAACAGCCTCTTTACTTAGTTTTGATGATGTAATAGTTATTGCTTCTGTCTCAGCAAACTATGGTTTAGGTAATCCTGAAGAATACAAAGCTATGGTTCAAAGAATAGAAGTTGGTTTTGAATACTCTCAAAAAGAGTTTTTACTTAAACTTGTAGAAATGGGTTATAAGAGGAATGATAGTTTTTTTGATAGGACTGATTTTAGAGTAAATGGAGATGTCATAGATATTTTTCCTGCCTATTATGAAGATGAATATATAAGAGTAGAGTTTTTTGGTGATGAGGTTGAATCAATCACAAAACACGAATATTTAACCAATGAAAAAACAAAAGAATTAAATGAAGCAATAATTTACTCAGTTAATCCTTTTGTTGTTACAAGTGAAAACTTAGGTCGAGCAGTTAAAGAGATTGAAGAGGAGCTTGATGAAAGATTAGAATACTTTCAAAAAGAGGATAAATTAGTTGAATATCAAAGATTAAAACAAAGAGTTGAGTTTGATTTAGAGATGATTGAAGGTACAGGTATGTGTAAAGGGATTGAAAATTATGCTAGACACTTAACTGGACTTAGACCTGGACAAACTCCATATTCACTTATAAATTATTTTGAACAAATAGGAAAAGAATTTCTACTTATAGTTGATGAATCACATGTATCATTACCTCAGTTTAGAGGAATGTATGCAGCAGATAGAAGTAGAAAAGAGGTACTTGTTGATTATGGATTTAGACTTCCAAGTGCACTTGATAATAGACCTTTAAAATTTGATGAGTTTATTAAAAAATCACCAAGATATCTTTTTGTAAGTGCAACTCCTGCTGATCTAGAGTTAGAAAAAAGTGAAGTTGTAGCAAAACAGATTATTAGACCAACCGGATTACTTGATCCTATAATTGATATTATAGATAGTGAATATCAAGTTGAAAAACTTCATGATGAGATAAAAAAGATTGTTGAAAAAAATGAAAGAGTTTTAGTAACTGTTTTAACAAAAAAGATGGCTGAGGAGCTTACTTCATATTATTCTGATTTGGGAATAAAAGTAAAATATATGCATAGTGATATTGATGCTATTGAAAGAAATCAAATCATTAGAGAGTTAAGACTTGGTGAGTTTGATGTATTAGTTGGAATCAATCTTTTAAGAGAAGGATTAGATATTCCTGAAACCTCTTTAGTTGCAATTTTAGATGCAGATAAAGAAGGTTTTTTAAGAAGTAGAACCTCTCTTGTTCAGACAATGGGGAGAGCAGCAAGAAATGAAAATGGAAGAGTAATTTTGTTTGCAAAAAAGATTACTGATTCTATGCAATATGCTATTGATTTGACAAAAGAAAGAAGAGCAATACAAGAAGCATACAATAAAGAGCATGGGATAATTCCAAAAACTACAAAAAGAGCATTAGATGAAAATCTAAAAATGGAAGAGTATGATGATACTGCTTGGAAAAGAGAAAAAATGAATAAAATTCCAGCATCAGAGAGAAAGAAAATATTAATTGAATTAAATAAACAGATGACTAAAGCTGCCAAAGATTTAAATTTTGAAGAGGCTATTAGATTAAGGGATCAGATAGAAAAAATAAAAAAATCATAA
- a CDS encoding HD domain-containing protein — translation MINPKIIDYIFSSASIQRWNDYPRMVELVELDKQAHKFIIAYFIAKFEPDVNYNHLIEAGIFEFLRRVVVTDIRPDVFRNALQKRAKEINSWVIANLKTSLENIDNGLFLQKFEEYLTNPNIYKKERFILKAASYLSTRWEFSIVYQTSTFLSDIESVKKSVEDELEDYYELIGVRKIALKKKLAKIVDLSGRLRFQKRWAQTPRIPETSVLGHMLTVAIFSYFYSLEVNACEKRIENNFFVSLFHDLPEALTRDIITPVKYSVDDLSDIIAEYENKKINEEILPNLPEFIHKEFCYILGMFDNFKDEFANRIYKDGKVEFVDDISKYNMDRYSPVDGKALKQCDKLSAFVEASLSISHGIKSKELVNGKKQIMKALKEIEGVDFNAIAKNIDEEFCTTGQTQVRMDFD, via the coding sequence ATGATAAATCCTAAAATTATAGACTATATCTTTTCCTCAGCTTCAATTCAAAGATGGAATGATTATCCCCGAATGGTTGAATTGGTTGAACTTGATAAACAAGCACATAAATTTATAATAGCTTATTTTATTGCAAAATTTGAACCAGATGTAAATTATAATCATTTAATTGAAGCTGGAATATTCGAGTTTTTAAGACGAGTAGTTGTAACAGATATAAGACCTGATGTATTTAGAAATGCCCTTCAAAAAAGAGCTAAAGAGATCAACTCTTGGGTTATTGCAAATCTCAAAACTTCACTTGAAAATATAGATAATGGACTATTTTTACAAAAATTTGAAGAGTATCTAACAAATCCAAATATATATAAAAAAGAGAGATTTATTCTAAAAGCTGCCTCATATCTCTCAACTAGATGGGAATTTTCTATTGTATATCAAACTTCTACTTTTCTTTCAGATATTGAAAGTGTAAAAAAAAGTGTTGAAGATGAGTTAGAGGATTATTATGAACTAATTGGTGTTAGAAAAATAGCTTTAAAGAAAAAGCTTGCAAAAATTGTAGATTTAAGTGGAAGACTTAGATTTCAAAAAAGATGGGCACAAACACCAAGAATACCTGAAACATCAGTTTTAGGACATATGTTAACTGTTGCAATATTTTCTTACTTTTACTCTTTAGAGGTAAATGCTTGTGAAAAAAGAATAGAAAACAACTTTTTTGTTTCACTTTTTCACGATTTACCTGAAGCTTTAACAAGAGATATTATAACTCCTGTAAAATACTCAGTTGATGATTTATCTGATATCATAGCTGAATATGAAAATAAAAAGATAAACGAAGAGATTCTTCCTAATCTTCCAGAATTTATCCACAAAGAGTTTTGTTATATTTTGGGTATGTTTGATAACTTTAAAGATGAGTTTGCAAATAGAATCTATAAAGATGGTAAAGTTGAATTTGTAGATGATATTTCAAAATACAATATGGATAGATATAGTCCAGTTGATGGAAAAGCTTTAAAACAATGTGACAAATTATCAGCCTTTGTTGAAGCTAGTTTATCTATTTCACATGGAATAAAATCAAAAGAGTTAGTAAATGGTAAAAAACAAATCATGAAAGCCTTAAAAGAGATAGAAGGTGTAGATTTTAATGCTATTGCTAAAAATATAGATGAGGAGTTTTGTACAACTGGACAAACTCAAGTAAGAATGGATTTTGATTAA
- a CDS encoding transporter substrate-binding domain-containing protein: protein MHKFLLILILSSFIWANNVFTKEEENWIKNNPTVKISMLNNFQPFSYISNNQHKGFSVDLISQISKVSGLKFEVKESSWSKALDDFKSGKTDMISDISYTKERSKYALFTESYYEIPTFIFGSKGNDTYINNESLIGKKVGVSKSIFYKNNLEKMGLDVIEFNSSDEKSKALVTGKIDYFLASYTSGIKSINSQSLITLKAIDEFRTIKKEDLRFAVSKDNYILQSILQKSLNSLKPNFLFKLANTWIVETEDSVYGEIEFTQDELDYMHKYPKVKIGSIDTYIPFSFVYNGKKIGFTQELLDIISRKTGLTFEKVGGSWPEVFGKFKNNQIDIISELSYRKERVPYTLYTKPYYEIPISVFANDDFGSYTGLNSLKGKKLGIVKKSYLIDVLKDEKDIKIVEYDTNNDKFYALRDKKVDAVLSSTMSIYRLERLLLKGIKPVGEFTHDEVKSEDLRFGIRKENPILASIINKTLDSIPFSTITHLKQKWILDNYHNNLDQDKKIFFNEKEKEFIKDNPELTYSEINWKPLSIIENNTMNGIMGEYLNIISQRTGIKFKYISSDSWLEVLNKFKEKKIDIVPGIGTSPQEMKLGLTSNTYSSYPMVVVTTDKFNYIQNLNELSGKTIAVPKGYTSYNFLVENYPKLNIQATSDIKEALIMVESGEADAFVGHIATSLYNMSELHLRNLKISGITNFTFKHKYLIQKDSPVLISIINKVLDSITEIEKKEIHSKWIQPLVVKETVDYSLIYKLLIAFLIVLGIILYFLNKLKKQKKEFETIFKISKDGIAITDLKTNFLECNEAYLKMLGYTKNELINKSSISLTAPEYREKTQNALDIAIKEGYIKNFEKVTIGKNGRRVRVNITISVLPDKKRLLFITKDVTSLKLFENNLKLASMGEMIGNIAHQWRQPLSVITTSASGLRLKSEYGEKIKDEEIKEFSEKIIDQARYLSETIDDFKNFIKGTTEFKTIDIKDIIQSSLSLTYASTNDNYIKVIQKTDDSIKIDGNKNELEQALINIINNSKDVLIENKDDSERYIFIKTKKINDITLELKICDNGGGILEKNLDRIFEPYFTTKHKSIGTGLGLSIVDKIIRERHRQTITAYNEEFEYEGRFYKGACFSMLFKSDII from the coding sequence ATGCATAAATTTTTATTAATTCTTATTTTATCCAGCTTCATTTGGGCAAATAATGTATTTACAAAAGAAGAAGAAAATTGGATTAAAAATAATCCTACAGTTAAAATTTCAATGTTAAATAATTTTCAGCCTTTCTCTTATATTTCAAACAATCAGCATAAAGGTTTTAGTGTAGATCTAATTAGTCAAATCTCTAAAGTAAGTGGTTTAAAATTTGAAGTGAAGGAATCTTCTTGGTCAAAAGCATTAGATGATTTTAAAAGTGGAAAAACTGATATGATTTCAGATATATCTTATACTAAAGAGCGTTCTAAATATGCACTTTTTACCGAATCATATTATGAAATACCTACATTTATTTTTGGTTCAAAAGGTAATGATACTTATATAAATAATGAGAGTTTAATAGGGAAAAAAGTAGGGGTATCAAAAAGTATTTTTTATAAAAATAATTTAGAAAAAATGGGTTTAGATGTTATTGAATTTAATTCAAGCGATGAAAAATCAAAAGCACTTGTAACAGGAAAAATTGATTATTTTTTAGCATCTTATACTTCTGGAATTAAATCAATAAATTCACAATCTTTAATTACTTTGAAAGCTATTGATGAGTTTAGAACTATAAAAAAAGAGGATTTACGATTTGCTGTAAGTAAAGACAATTATATTCTTCAATCAATTCTACAGAAGTCTTTAAACTCTTTAAAGCCAAATTTTTTATTTAAACTTGCAAATACTTGGATAGTTGAAACTGAAGATAGTGTATATGGTGAAATAGAATTTACTCAAGATGAATTGGATTATATGCATAAATATCCAAAAGTAAAAATTGGTTCTATAGATACATATATACCTTTTAGTTTTGTTTACAATGGTAAAAAAATTGGATTTACCCAAGAGCTTTTAGATATTATTTCAAGAAAAACAGGTTTAACTTTCGAAAAAGTTGGTGGATCATGGCCAGAAGTTTTTGGTAAGTTTAAAAACAATCAAATAGATATAATAAGTGAATTATCATATAGAAAAGAAAGAGTTCCTTATACCTTATATACAAAACCATATTATGAAATCCCCATAAGTGTTTTTGCTAATGATGATTTTGGTTCTTACACTGGATTGAATTCTTTAAAAGGTAAAAAATTAGGAATTGTAAAAAAGTCTTATTTAATTGATGTCTTAAAAGATGAAAAAGATATAAAAATAGTTGAATATGATACTAATAATGATAAATTTTATGCACTAAGAGATAAAAAAGTTGATGCTGTTTTAAGTAGTACAATGAGTATTTACAGATTAGAAAGATTACTTCTAAAAGGAATAAAACCCGTTGGTGAATTTACCCATGATGAAGTAAAAAGTGAAGATTTAAGGTTTGGTATACGTAAAGAGAATCCTATTTTAGCTTCTATTATTAATAAAACATTAGATTCAATACCCTTTTCTACTATAACACACTTAAAACAAAAATGGATTTTAGATAATTATCATAATAATTTAGATCAAGATAAAAAAATATTTTTTAATGAAAAAGAAAAGGAATTTATTAAAGATAATCCTGAATTAACATATAGTGAGATAAATTGGAAACCATTGTCAATAATAGAAAATAATACTATGAATGGAATTATGGGAGAGTATTTAAACATTATTTCACAAAGAACAGGAATAAAGTTTAAATACATATCTTCTGATAGTTGGTTGGAAGTTTTAAATAAATTCAAAGAAAAAAAAATTGATATAGTACCAGGTATAGGAACTAGTCCACAAGAGATGAAATTAGGACTTACTAGTAATACATATAGTAGCTACCCTATGGTAGTTGTAACTACAGATAAGTTTAATTATATTCAAAACTTAAATGAACTATCTGGAAAAACAATTGCTGTTCCAAAAGGGTATACTAGTTATAACTTTTTAGTAGAAAATTATCCTAAATTAAATATTCAAGCAACTTCAGACATAAAAGAGGCTTTAATAATGGTAGAAAGTGGTGAGGCTGATGCTTTTGTAGGTCATATTGCTACATCTTTATACAATATGAGTGAATTGCATTTAAGAAATTTAAAAATAAGTGGTATTACTAATTTTACTTTTAAACATAAATATTTAATACAAAAAGATTCTCCTGTTTTAATCTCTATTATCAACAAAGTTTTAGATTCGATTACAGAGATTGAAAAAAAAGAGATTCACTCAAAATGGATTCAACCTTTAGTTGTAAAAGAAACAGTAGATTATTCACTTATTTATAAATTATTAATTGCTTTTTTAATTGTCCTAGGGATAATTTTATATTTTTTAAATAAACTTAAAAAACAGAAAAAAGAGTTTGAAACTATTTTTAAAATATCAAAAGATGGGATAGCAATTACCGATTTAAAAACAAATTTTTTAGAGTGTAATGAAGCTTATCTAAAAATGTTGGGATACACAAAAAATGAGTTAATAAATAAATCATCTATCAGTTTAACAGCACCTGAATATAGAGAAAAAACTCAAAATGCTTTAGATATAGCTATAAAAGAGGGATATATTAAAAACTTTGAAAAAGTAACTATAGGCAAAAATGGAAGAAGAGTAAGGGTAAATATTACAATATCTGTTTTACCTGATAAAAAAAGATTATTATTTATTACAAAAGATGTTACTTCTCTTAAGCTTTTTGAAAATAATTTAAAACTTGCTTCAATGGGAGAGATGATAGGTAATATAGCTCATCAATGGAGACAACCTTTAAGTGTTATTACAACAAGTGCAAGTGGTTTAAGACTTAAGAGTGAATATGGAGAAAAGATAAAAGATGAAGAGATTAAAGAATTCTCAGAAAAGATTATAGATCAAGCAAGATATTTATCAGAGACAATAGATGATTTTAAAAACTTTATAAAAGGTACAACAGAATTTAAAACAATTGATATAAAAGATATAATCCAATCTTCATTAAGTTTAACATATGCTTCAACAAATGATAACTATATAAAAGTTATACAAAAAACGGATGATTCTATAAAAATAGATGGGAATAAAAATGAGTTAGAACAAGCCTTGATTAATATAATTAATAATTCAAAAGATGTTCTTATTGAAAATAAAGATGATTCTGAGAGGTATATTTTTATTAAAACGAAAAAGATTAATGATATAACATTAGAATTAAAAATTTGTGATAATGGTGGAGGTATTTTAGAAAAAAATCTAGATAGAATTTTTGAACCATATTTTACAACTAAACATAAATCAATTGGTACCGGACTTGGCTTATCAATAGTTGATAAAATTATTAGAGAAAGACATAGGCAAACAATAACTGCTTATAATGAAGAGTTTGAATATGAAGGTAGATTTTATAAAGGTGCATGTTTTAGTATGTTATTCAAATCAGATATTATTTAG
- the nth gene encoding endonuclease III, whose amino-acid sequence MSRLKKATKEDIQVIKEAFVEKYNDAVTELNYKNDYELLIAIILSAQCTDKRVNIITPALFEKYPSVFELADASLEDVKDLLKTCSFFNNKSKNIIKMAQSVIANYDGEIPHNQKELIKLAGVGNKTANVFMIEFEGANLMAVDTHVFRVSHRLGLSYEKTVEKTEAELVKKLKDDLHIFHQAMVLFGRYTCKALNPDCDNCLFPHVCKTKKSFKPQ is encoded by the coding sequence TTGTCAAGACTTAAAAAAGCTACTAAAGAAGATATCCAAGTTATTAAAGAAGCATTTGTTGAAAAATACAATGATGCTGTAACAGAGCTAAATTATAAAAATGATTATGAGTTATTAATAGCTATTATTTTAAGTGCTCAATGTACAGATAAAAGGGTAAATATTATAACGCCTGCTTTATTTGAAAAGTATCCAAGTGTTTTTGAACTTGCTGATGCTTCTTTAGAAGATGTAAAAGATTTACTAAAAACTTGTTCTTTTTTTAATAATAAATCAAAAAACATTATCAAAATGGCACAAAGCGTTATTGCAAACTATGATGGAGAGATTCCTCATAATCAAAAAGAATTAATTAAACTTGCAGGGGTTGGTAATAAAACAGCAAATGTATTTATGATAGAGTTCGAAGGTGCAAATCTTATGGCTGTTGATACTCATGTATTTAGAGTCTCACATAGATTAGGGTTATCCTATGAAAAAACTGTTGAGAAAACTGAAGCAGAATTAGTTAAAAAACTAAAAGATGATTTACATATTTTCCATCAAGCTATGGTTTTATTTGGAAGATACACTTGCAAAGCATTAAATCCAGATTGTGATAACTGTCTTTTCCCTCATGTTTGTAAAACAAAAAAATCTTTTAAACCACAATAA